Proteins co-encoded in one Sander vitreus isolate 19-12246 chromosome 9, sanVit1, whole genome shotgun sequence genomic window:
- the nipa2 gene encoding magnesium transporter NIPA2, with protein MGQDRGKYDFYIGLGLAISSSIFIGGSFILKKKGLLRLARKGSMRAGQGGHAYLKEWLWWAGLLSMGAGEAANFAAYAFAPATLVTPLGALSVLVSAVLSSYFLTERLNLHGKLGCLLSILGSTTMVIHAPQEEEISSLEHMAKKLVDPGFFVFATLVIIVALIFIFVVGPRHGQTNILVYITICSVIGALSVSCVKGLGIAIKEAIAGKSVARNPLAWILLLGLVACVSTQINYLNKALDIFNTSLVTPIYYVFFTTSVLTCSAILFKEWGHMGADDVIGTLSGFLTIIVGIFLLHAFKDISVSLASLAVSMRKDERAFPTANGMASHYELLRNESTENMEDREMGLPSDSVSRRNGAMTSSLDH; from the exons ATGGGTCAGGACAGGGGGAAGTATGATTTTTACATCGGTCTGGGATTGGCCATCAGCTCAAGCATCTTCATTGGAGGCAGCTTTATTCTCAAGAAGAAAGGACTTCTGAGGTTGGCAAGGAAGGGATCGATGCGTGCAG GCCAGGGCGGTCATGCATATCTCAAAGAATGGCTATGGTGGGCTGGTTTACTATCAA TGGGAGCTGGTGAAGCAGCCAACTTCGCAGCATATGCCTTTGCTCCTGCGACCCTGGTCACCCCACTGGGAGCCCTCAGTGTGCTCGTCAG TGCGGTGCTGTCGTCGTACTTCCTGACAGAGCGGTTAAACCTGCACGGGAAGCTCGGTTGCCTGCTCAGCATCCTTGGCTCCACCACCATGGTTATCCACGCTCCGCAAGAGGAAGAGATCAGCAGCCTGGAGCACATGGCCAAGAAGCTGGTTGACCCAG GGTTTTTTGTCTTTGCCACTCTTGTCATCATCGTGGCCCTCATCTTCATATTTGTTGTGGGTCCCCGTCACGGTCAGACCAATATCCTTGTCTACATCACCATCTGCTCAGTAATTGGGGCGCTATCAGTGTCCTGTGTCAAAGGACTGGGGATCGCCATCAAGGAAGCAATTGCTGGGAAAAGCGTAGCGAGGAACCCACTGGCATGGATCTTGCTTTTGGGTCTGGTGGCCTGTGTGAGCACACAGATCAACTACTTGAACAAGGCTCTGGACATATTCAACACCTCCCTGGTGACTCCCATCTACTACGTGTTCTTCACCACATCAGTGCTCACCTGCTCTGCCATCCTCTTCAAGGAGTGGGGGCACATGGGCGCAGACGACGTGATCGGCACCCTCAGTGGCTTCCTCACCATCATCGTGGGCATCTTCCTGCTCCACGCCTTCAAAGACATTAGTGTTAGCTTGGCCTCTCTCGCTGTGTCCATGAGGAAGGACGAACGGGCTTTTCCCACGGCCAACGGCATGGCGTCCCACTATGAACTGCTACGTAACGAGTCCACCGAGAACATGGAGGACAGAGAAATGGGCTTGCCTTCTGACAGCGTCTCTAGAAGGAATGGGGCAATGACTTCCTCATTGGATCATTAa
- the nipa1 gene encoding magnesium transporter NIPA1, with the protein MAVNSEPSSVSFPVSGIVIAVVSSFINGSTFVLQKKGILRSRDRGGSYLTDVVWWAGTLSMIVGQIGNFVAYNVAPAVIVTPLGALGVLFGAVLASWILKEHLNILGKLGCVLCCCGSVMLIIHAPKAETVKSRLELEERLSDPVFVVYALLVVLLLVILIVWIAPAHGTSNIMVYVAICSLLGSFTVPSSKGLGLVAPNVFGEGPSSSRALALFLGLLGTLAVSILIQFFFINKALECFSSNMFEAIYYVTFTSTVILASALLFKEWTTLTLTDSLAMLCGLTTVCVGVVLLRISQEALISWKKKTD; encoded by the exons ATGGCTGTAAACTCGGAACCAAGTAGTGTTTCGTTTCCCGTTTCTGGAATAGTGATAGCAGTAGTATCAAGTTTCATTAATGGGTCGACATTTGTGCTTCAAAAAAAGGGAATATTACGCTCCCGCGACAGAG GAGGGTCGTACCTCACAGATGTGGTGTGGTGGGCTGGCACACTGTCCA TGATTGTTGGTCAAATTGGGAATTTCGTGGCGTACAATGTGGCCCCCGCTGTAATAGTTACACCACTAGGAGCCCTTGGAGTGTTATTTGG GGCTGTGCTGGCTTCTTGGATCTTGAAGGAGCATTTAAATATCCTGGGAAAGCTTGGCTGTGTATTATGTTGCTGTGGCTCTGTTATGCTTATCATTCATGCCCCTAAAGCGGAGACTGTTAAATCGAGACTGGAGTTAGAGGAGAGGCTATCGGACCCAG TGTTTGTAGTGTATGCCCTCTTGGTGGTCCTGCTGCTGGTCATACTCATTGTGTGGATTGCTCCAGCTCACGGCACATCAAACATCATGGTATATGTTGCCATATGTTCCCTCTTGGGAAGCTTCACTGTTCCAAGCAGCAAAGGACTTGGCCTGGTTGCACCAAACGTCTTTGGAGAAGGGCCGTCGAGCAGCAGAGCTCTGGCTCTCTTCCTGGGCTTGTTGGGAACTCTGGCTGTCAGCATCCTGATCCAGTTCTTCTTCATCAACAAGGCCTTGGAGTGTTTCAGCTCCAACATGTTTGAAGCCATATACTATGTAACATTCACATCCACTGTGATTCTTGCTTCTGCTCTTCTCTTCAAGGAGTGGACGACACTGACTTTAACAGACAGCCTTGCCATGCTTTGTGGTCTGACGACAGTGTGCGTCGGGGTCGTTTTACTCCGCATTTCCCAAGAGGCTTTGATTTCTTGGAAGAAGAAGACAGACTGA